The DNA sequence CGATGCTCCAGACCGGAAAACGATAGAATCCCCTGCTTGATCTCATTTGCAGATAAACCACAATTAATTAGCGAAAGGGATGCTGCCGAAATATTACTGTAGTTATATTTCCCTTTTAGAGGAATTTTATTTAAAGGGATTTCAACGACATTGTCTTTCAAATCTTTGATGAACAATTTTTCATTCTGTAAAAAAACGTATGGATTTACTTTTTTTTCTACGCTGTAGGGTAATTTATTTCGTGAATTTTTTATATAAATATCGTTGCATACTGCATTATCTAAGTTGATGATACCAATATTTTTCACACGAAGAGACTCGTGTGCTACTTTTTCAGATTCAATATCAAAGGACTGATGTTCTGCCGGGTTTTGATTTTCGAAAATTCTTAATTTCGATAATTTATAATCGGCGAAGGAATCATATCTATTGAGATGATCAGGTGTAATATTCAGCAAAATTGCAATATCAGGTTTAAAATCGTGAATCGTATCCAACTGAAAGCTACTCACCTCAACCACTATAAAATCGAAAATGTCCTTTTCTATCGGGAAAGAAGTCAGGGGATTTCCAATATTACCAGCAAGTATTGATCTCTTTTTTGCATTCCTCAAAATATGGTGAATTAATGAAACCGTAGTGCTTTTCCCGTTGGAACCGGTAACAGCTATTAACTTTGCATTATTTTTTTTTAGAATCTGATAGCCGAGTTCCAACTCACTCCAAATCGGAATTTTCTTTTCCCGTGCTTTTTGCAATATCTCAATATTCAGCGGAATTCCCGGGCTTATCACAATAACATCAGCATCCAAAACCTTATCTGTATGACCTTCAACTTCATATGAAAAATTTTGCAAAAAATCATTACTGATTTCCAATTTTTCTAAAGGTGTATTTTCAGAAATAAAAGGAGTGTTTCCCAGTTCCTTCAATTTTTTGGCAGCAGCCTTCCCGCTACGAGCAAGACCGAGCACTGAAAATTTTAAATCTATAAATTCAAACATTTTATCGTATCTTTAATGTAATCAAACCAATGGTTGTTAATAAAATCATAATAATCCAAAATCGAACTACGATTTGGTTCTCTGTCC is a window from the Candidatus Cloacimonadota bacterium genome containing:
- the murD gene encoding UDP-N-acetylmuramoyl-L-alanine--D-glutamate ligase yields the protein MFEFIDLKFSVLGLARSGKAAAKKLKELGNTPFISENTPLEKLEISNDFLQNFSYEVEGHTDKVLDADVIVISPGIPLNIEILQKAREKKIPIWSELELGYQILKKNNAKLIAVTGSNGKSTTVSLIHHILRNAKKRSILAGNIGNPLTSFPIEKDIFDFIVVEVSSFQLDTIHDFKPDIAILLNITPDHLNRYDSFADYKLSKLRIFENQNPAEHQSFDIESEKVAHESLRVKNIGIINLDNAVCNDIYIKNSRNKLPYSVEKKVNPYVFLQNEKLFIKDLKDNVVEIPLNKIPLKGKYNYSNISAASLSLINCGLSANEIKQGILSFSGLEHRLEIVKIINDVIYVNDSKATNSDSVRCALDAFINPINLIMGGSDKNEDFSGLKSLIKEKVQNLIVLGETKEKLETTFGDVTKVFGVEDLRDAVEKGKSLAKQGDVVILSPGCASYDMFKNFEHRGKIFKKIVNDLE